One genomic window of Magnolia sinica isolate HGM2019 chromosome 3, MsV1, whole genome shotgun sequence includes the following:
- the LOC131239387 gene encoding auxin-responsive protein SAUR72, whose protein sequence is MEKIEFGKGKRTKLGQILQTLARSRSISSVKRSSGIPSGPMSKSKSWPRATNTGNDKHCPKHRVAPEGCFSVYVGPEKERFVIKTEYANHPLFKMLLEEAEMEYGYNSCGPLALPCGVDIFHKVLCEMDSDEIPSGCNFTKGYAGYQLLSPSRAGAAMH, encoded by the coding sequence ATGGAGAAAATTGAATTCGGGAAGGGTAAACGAACCAAATTGGGACAGATTCTGCAGACTTTGGCGCGTTCGCGGTCAATCAGCAGTGTTAAAAGGTCATCAGGGATCCCTTCTGGTCCCATGTCAAAGAGCAAATCGTGGCCCCGGGCCACTAATACAGGCAATGATAAACACTGCCCAAAACACCGGGTTGCACCCGAAGGTTGCTTCTCTGTATATGTTGGTCCTGAGAAAGAACGCTTCGTGATCAAGACGGAATACGCCAACCATCCTCTCTTCAAGATGCTACTAGAGGAGGCTGAGATGGAATATGGGTACAACAGCTGTGGGCCTCTGGCGCTGCCCTGTGGCGTCGATATTTTTCACAAGGTCTTGTGCGAGATGGACAGTGATGAAATCCCCAGTGGATGCAATTTCACCAAGGGATATGCCGGGTATCAGCTTCTCAGCCCATCTCGGGCTGGGGCCGCAATGCACTGA